CGGCAGGTAGCCGAGCTGGATGACCTGGCGCGTGACGCTGAAAGCGCCGGTGATGAGCGCCTGGGACGCGATGACCGTGGCCGCCGTGGCCAGCAGCACCAGAGGAATGAGCGCCCACTCGGGCGCCATCATGAAGAAGGGGTTCTTCACGGCCTCGGGGTTCTCGAGCAGCAGTGCGCCCTGGCCGAAGTAGTTCAGCGTCAATGCCGGCATCACGACCGTGAACCACGCCACGCGGATCGGCCGCTTGCCGAAGTGGCCCAGGTCGGCGTAGAGCGCTTCGGCGCCTGTCACGCACAGCACCGTGGCCCCCAGCAGGATGAAGGCCGTGCCCGGGTTGTCCCACATGAACTTGAGCGCGAACCACGGGTTCAGCGACTTGAGGATTTCGGGGTGGTGAATGATCTGCGACACGCCGAGCACCGCAATGGCCAGGAACCACACCAGCGTGATCGGTCCGAAGAACTTGCCGATGCCCGCCGTGCCGCGCTTTTGCACCACGAAGAGGCAGAACAGCACCACCAGGGTGACCGGTATCACATAGTGCTTGAAGTGGGGCGACACCACTTCGAGGCCTTCGACCGCGGAAAGCACCGAAATGGCGGGCGTGATGACGCCATCGCCATAGAAGAGCGACGTGCCGAAGATGCCCACCAGCAGCAGCACGTTGCGCAGCTTGGGCTTGTCGGCCACCGCGCGCGACGCCAGCGCGAGCATGGCGACCAGGCCGCCCTCGCCTTCGTTGTCGGCACGCAGCACCAGCACCACGTACTTGATCGACACGATGACGGTGAGCGTCCAGAAGAACATCGACAGGATGCCGTAGACGTTCTCGATGGTGAAAGGCAGGTGGCCGTGGCCGAACACTTCCTTGACGGCGTACAGCACGCTGGTGCCGATGTCGCCGTAGACGACACCGACGGCGCCGATGATCAGGGCGGCGGAAGAAGAGGCTTTGGGAGGTGACACGAAGTCGATGGGAAAAAAGGCAGGCTGCAAGCGCGTAACCGGAGGTCACACGCACCGAAATGCTGCCGCGGTGGAATTATTTCCGGCCGCCGCGCGCATCCCTCCGCCCTTTTGTTTCCTTTGCTGTGGGGCCGCTATTTTGCCGCCGACCGCCGCCGCCGCAAGCCGCCGCGGAAAATCATTCGTAGATTTCGGCGTCCGGATCCGTGGCTTCCATCTCATAACTGGCCGCCACCATGGCCAGCCGGCCCACCACGCCGTACATGTAGAAGCGGTTGGGCGCGCTCGCGCCGGGCTTGGCGCCGGGCTGCGGCAGATGCGCGCTTTCGGAAAAAGCCAGCGGCACGAAGCTCGCGCCCGGGGACTTCAGGTTCTCGTCGGGGTTGCGCTCGGCATGCACGCGGTAGAAGCCGCCCACCACATAGCGGTCCATCATGTAGACCACCGGTTCGGCCACGCCGTTGTGCACCCGCTCGTTGGTCAGCACGCCTTCCTGGACGATCACCTCGCCGGGCTCGCGCAGTTCCCGTCCCGCAGCGACCTTGCTGCTCGCGGCGCCCCGCGACTTGCCGACGAGGCCTTCGACTTCCTTGGCGTCGTGCACCGTGATCACGCCCGGGCCGTCGCTGCCGGTATGGCCCTTGACGATCACGAAGGGCTTCTCGTTGATGCCGTATTCCTTGTACTTGCGGCGCACCTTGGTGAGCACCGCATCGACGTGGCTGGTCAGCACGTCGATGCCGCGGTCCTCGGCAAAATCGACGCCCTCGGCGCGCGCATAGATGGGGTTGATCAGCCAGGGGTCGATGCCCAGCAGCTTGCCGAAGCGCTTGGACAGCTCTTCGTAGCTGTGCAGGTGATTGCTCTTGCGCCGCACCGACCAGCCGGCATGCAGCGGCGGCAGCAGGTACTGTTCGTGCAGGTCTTCCAGGATGCCCGGCGTGCCGGCCGAGAGCTCGTTGTTGAGCAGGATGGTGCAGGGGTCGAAATTCTTGAGCCCGAGGCGGCGCTTGCTGCGCACCACGGGCTCCAGGGTCACGGTGTCCCCGTTGGGCAACGCGATCTTCTTGGTCGACTTGATGGCCGGATCGATCGACCCGACGCGCACGTTGAGTCCCGCCATGTGGAAGATGCGCACCAGTTGGGCGACGTTCGCGAGATAGAAGGTGTTCTTCGAGTGGTTCTCGGGAATGACGAGCAGGTTGCGCGCTTCCGGACAGATCTTCTCGATGGCGGCCTGCGCGGCCTGCACCGCCAGCGGCAGCATCTCCTTGGTGAGATTGTTCCAGCCGCCCGGGAAAAGATTGGTGTCGACCGGCGCCAGCTTGAAGCCTGCGTTGCGGATGTCGACCGCGCTGTAGAACGGCGGCGTGTGCTCCATCCATTCGAGCCGGAACCAGCGCTCGATGGCGGGCGTGGAGTCGAGTACCCGCTGCTCCAGTTCGTTGATCGGGCCGGTCAGGGCGGTGACGAGATGCG
The Variovorax paradoxus genome window above contains:
- a CDS encoding potassium transporter Kup — its product is MSPPKASSSAALIIGAVGVVYGDIGTSVLYAVKEVFGHGHLPFTIENVYGILSMFFWTLTVIVSIKYVVLVLRADNEGEGGLVAMLALASRAVADKPKLRNVLLLVGIFGTSLFYGDGVITPAISVLSAVEGLEVVSPHFKHYVIPVTLVVLFCLFVVQKRGTAGIGKFFGPITLVWFLAIAVLGVSQIIHHPEILKSLNPWFALKFMWDNPGTAFILLGATVLCVTGAEALYADLGHFGKRPIRVAWFTVVMPALTLNYFGQGALLLENPEAVKNPFFMMAPEWALIPLVLLATAATVIASQALITGAFSVTRQVIQLGYLPRLNIEHTSVRTAGQIYIPLVNWGLFAAIVLAVVMFRSSSSLAAAYGIAVTTDMLITTVLTFFVIRYAWKLPLALCIASTAVFFVVDFLFFASNLLKLFEGGWFPLVIGGAVFTLMITWKEGRRLMGEVQRADAIELKAFLDSVFESPPARVEGTAVFLTAEPGVVPNALLHNLKHNKVLHEQNMFVTVRNHEVPWIPMDKRIEIDALGHHCWQVIVHYGFKNDVDLPRALDHARLRGCQLEPMATSYFLSRDVVIPTLGSGMAPWREKLFAQLHHNASGAAAFLGLPNNAVVELGSKIEI
- the gshA gene encoding glutamate--cysteine ligase, which translates into the protein MVPHLVTALTGPINELEQRVLDSTPAIERWFRLEWMEHTPPFYSAVDIRNAGFKLAPVDTNLFPGGWNNLTKEMLPLAVQAAQAAIEKICPEARNLLVIPENHSKNTFYLANVAQLVRIFHMAGLNVRVGSIDPAIKSTKKIALPNGDTVTLEPVVRSKRRLGLKNFDPCTILLNNELSAGTPGILEDLHEQYLLPPLHAGWSVRRKSNHLHSYEELSKRFGKLLGIDPWLINPIYARAEGVDFAEDRGIDVLTSHVDAVLTKVRRKYKEYGINEKPFVIVKGHTGSDGPGVITVHDAKEVEGLVGKSRGAASSKVAAGRELREPGEVIVQEGVLTNERVHNGVAEPVVYMMDRYVVGGFYRVHAERNPDENLKSPGASFVPLAFSESAHLPQPGAKPGASAPNRFYMYGVVGRLAMVAASYEMEATDPDAEIYE